From the Psychrobacillus sp. FSL K6-4046 genome, one window contains:
- the gerD gene encoding spore germination lipoprotein GerD, whose translation MKYFALILLSIGLLAGCNDSSSTPSYEENKKMLIDALQTEDGKKAIRTLLEDPKFQEMLVIDSEQVKKSVEQTMLSKEAEEFWKEIYQDPKFSETMAKSMKKQQEDLMKSMMKDPEYLKDLETFFSSDEMKKELEKTLKSSDMRKEIQKVVEETIQSPSLQAKWQKLVEEAGASKEEGGSKEEGGKKEEEK comes from the coding sequence ATGAAGTATTTCGCCCTGATTTTATTAAGTATTGGTTTACTAGCTGGTTGTAATGACTCTTCTAGTACTCCTTCATATGAAGAAAACAAAAAAATGTTAATCGATGCTTTACAGACAGAGGATGGTAAAAAAGCGATTCGAACTCTTTTAGAGGATCCAAAGTTTCAAGAAATGCTTGTAATAGACAGTGAGCAAGTAAAAAAATCAGTAGAACAAACCATGCTTTCTAAGGAAGCCGAGGAGTTCTGGAAAGAAATTTACCAAGATCCTAAATTTTCTGAGACCATGGCTAAGAGTATGAAGAAGCAACAAGAAGACTTAATGAAAAGCATGATGAAGGATCCAGAGTATCTGAAAGACTTAGAAACATTCTTTAGCTCAGACGAAATGAAAAAAGAATTAGAGAAAACATTGAAATCGAGTGATATGAGAAAAGAAATTCAAAAGGTTGTGGAAGAAACTATTCAAAGTCCGTCTCTCCAAGCAAAATGGCAGAAGCTAGTGGAAGAAGCCGGTGCTTCTAAAGAAGAAGGTGGCTCTAAAGAAGAGGGAGGTAAAAAAGAAGAAGAAAAATAG